DNA sequence from the Acidobacteriota bacterium genome:
GGTGAATCTTGCGGAGCTGGATCGCTCCGGACGGATCGAGAGCGGAGATCGGCTGTTGCTCGTGATGGCGGGCTTCGGTCTGAACTGGCAAACTCTCCTGCTGGAGAAGGTATGAGAGCGAGCGAAAAGCTGAAAGATACTGTCGAGTCTCTCTCGGAAAAATCGAGGGCGGCGTTCTACGAACCGCAGGAGTCGATCGACTTCCCCGCGTCCGTTCGCGTTGGTGAGGAGTGGTTCACGAGCCCGGAGCTGATCTCTCTGTACGGTACCGAACCGTGGGAGGGTCTCGACGAGAAGCAACGAAAGAGACTCAGCTTCTATGAGGCGGTCAACTTTTACAGCCTGAACATCCATGGTGAGCGGATGCTGATGGAAGGCCTCGCGAACAGGCTTTACAACCCGGAGCTGCGCGACGTCGCGGAGTATCTCCACCATTTCCTCGACGAAGAGAACAAACACATGTGGATCTTCGGGACGTTCTGTGTCAACTATGCCGGCACGATCTACCCCGATCGCAAGGTCAGTTTCCCGCGGAAGTACGCAAAGGGAGAGGAACATGTGCTTTTCTTCACGCGAGTGATGATCTTCGAGGAGATCGTCGACTACTTCAACAGGAAGATGGCGGTCGATGAGAGGCTGAATGAAACGGCACGCGAGATCAACCGGATCCACCATGCCGACGAATCACGACATCTGATATTCGGTCGTCGCGTTCTCGCGGAGCTCGTCGATGCCTTCAGAGACGAGTGGCCGGAAGAGACGCTCATCGGGATCGACGAATACGTGCGAGGCTACTTCAGGGTGGTCTGGAGGGAGTACTACAACCGCGACATCTACCGTGACGCCGCAATCGTGGAAGCCGACGAGTTGCCGAAGAGGCTGCTCGAGGACGACGAGGCGCCGCGCGAGCTGAGGCAGACGATCTCGAAGGGCCCGGTCGACTACCTTCTCAAACTCGAGCTGATCCGGGAGCGACCGTCGCTGTGAACGACCCGCGGGCTCAGTTGAGGGAGTGGATGGCGAAGAACGGCCGGGGGTCGGTCGGCAAGGAAAATCTGAGCGACTCGACTCCGCTGATCGAAGAGGGGATTCTCACCTCGGTGCAGGTGCCGGACCTGCTGCTCTTCATCGAGGAACTTCGGGGAAGGCCGGTCGAGATCGACGAGCTCGGCCCTGGTGCGTTTCAGAGTATCGACGTGATCATGCAGAGGTTTTTCGCCGATGTCTGAGCTTCGGAAACTTCAGCCGAGCGAAGTCCCGGGACTCCAGTGGCTGCCGGGCGGGCAGAGTGCACTCTCGGGCGGGCTGCTGCGGCAGCTCGATGTGCTCGACGCGCTGTTCCTGAGATTCGCCGACGAGCTGGGAGCAGCGCGTGTGAGCTTCCCACCGCTGGTGAGTGTCGAGCAGCTGGACCGGATCGCCTACTTCGAGGCGTTTCCGCAGCTCTTTACCGCAGCGGTCGGTCTCGAGGCCAGCGAGGAGAACCTGCAGGCGTTCACCGCCGGAGACGTCGTGCACGACGGCGCGCTCAAACTCACGGAGCTGGCGCCGGTCAGGGAGATTTTGACACCGGCGGCATGCTATCCACTCTATTTCAGCCTGCAGGAGACTGAGCTGAGTGGCAGGGCGATCTACACTGTTCGCGCTCAGTGCCATCGACGCGAACGCGAGTTCGTCCCCCTCGAGCGGCAATGGTCATTCGCGATGCGCGAGATCGTATGCCTCGGATCGGGTGAGGAGGTCAGAGAATTCATCGCGTTCTGCACCGAGAGCCTCGACCGGCTCTTCCGGGAGCTCGCGCTCGAGATCGAGTGGAAGACCGCTACCGATCCGTTCTTCGACCCGAAGAATCCGCAGGCTCTCATGCAGAAGGTGGATCCGGTGAAGCGCGAAATGGTGTGCGACGGCCTCGCCATCGGATCGACGAACTACCACCGCCATCACTTTGGCGATGCGTTCGACATCACCCGCGATGGGAAGTCGGTCGAGTCCGGCTGCGTCGCTTTCGGTCTCGAGCGGTGGCTTCGCGTGCTGATCGAGCAGTACGGCGAGAATTCCGAGGAGTGGCCTCGCTTCGACGAGATCGGGTGGCCCGGTGAGTGAGATGACCCTGATCACCGGTGCGTCGGGGTATCTCGGTCGGCGCCTGGTCGAGAGCCTCCGGACCCGCAGCGAGGACGAGCTGGTCCTGTGGGGCAGGTCACTCGACGGTTTCGAAGGCGATCGAGCTACACTCGCAAGTGGCGACATGACCGACGATCAGCCGTTCCGCGAAGTCGATCCGAACGGGATAACCAGGATCATTCATGCCGCAGCGGTTACGCGATTCAACGTCGACCCCGACACGGCCCGGGAGGTCAATGTCGAAGGTGCGCGAAAGCTCTTCGACTTCGCGCGAAGATGCCCGAATCTCGAGTCGTTCGATCTGCTCAGCACTGTCTACGCCTTCGGTCTCGAGGGAGGCAGACTGACGGAGAGGCCAGCCGCCGGGGATTCGGGCTTCGCGAATGAGTACGAGCGGTCGAAAAACCAGGCGGAGAATCTTCTGATTCATGAGTACGACGACCTGCCGTGGCGGATCGAACGAATCGCGACGGTAATCGCAGACGACCAGGGCGGTGCGGTGGCTCAGGAGAACGCCGTCCACAACACGCTGAAGCTGCTGTATTACGGACTCCTCTCGCTCGTCCCGGGCAAGCCGGAGGTCCCCCTCTACTTCGTGACGGCGGATTTCGTGACTGACGTTCTCGTCTCAGTGATGGAAGCAGGAGACCTTCGACAGATCTATCACGTCTGTCATCGGAAGGACGAGTCGCTGACCCTCGACGAGTTTCTCGACATCGTCTTCGAGACTTTCGAGGAGGATGAGAAGTTTCGAAGCCGGCGGGCTCTCAGACCGCTTTACACCGATGCGGACTCTTTCGACCTGATGGTGGAACAGGTGTCGGGTTTCAGCGGAGGGATCCTGGGGCAGGCAGTCGGGAGTGTGGCTCCTTTCGCACGGGAGCTCTTCAGCGTCAAAGAGTTCTCGAATGAGAACGCGCGGCGGGTGGCGGGCGATGGAGTACCGCACGATGAGCGGGAGCTCGTCGCAAACGTCTGTCGCAGTCTGGTCAGAAGCAGATTCGGAGTTGCCAATGTCGCTGTCTGAGAACGAACGCTGGATCCTCAGTTTTTACAGAACCTCGGAGATCAACGGCTCACTCTTTTTCGGAAGGCTCGCCAAATCGCTCCCTCCAGGGCCGGTGCAGCATGACATGACGAAGCACTTCTCCGACGAAGGGCTTCATGCCTGGTACTGGACCTCCTGTCTCGAGAAGCTCGGTACGGAGCCGTTACGGCTCGACGAGACCTACCAGGAACGCTATCTGGTGGCAGCTGGACTCCCTGTGAATCTGATGGAGATTCTCGCGATCACGCTGATCTTCGAGAAACGTGTGATCGGGCAGTACGGGTTGCATCGCGCTGCACCGAACATCCGCCCGGAGGTTCGCGAGACGTTCGATCTGATCATGGAGGACGAGAAGTGGCACATCGAATGGGTGTCGAAAGCGCTCGGGGCATTGAAGCCGGAGTACGGCGAAGAGAGGGTGAAGCAGACGCTCGAACGGTTTCGAGAGGCCGATCGTGACGTGTACGAGAGTGTGCTGAGGGAGCACGAGGAGCGTCTCGAAGAGCTGATGCAGAACCGGAGGCGAAGGAGGAGTGGCAGTGAGTGAGTTCAGACAGCGTCTGGCGAAGGCGATCGGCAGGAGCGAGGAGATCGAGCGGAAGAGACCGATCGACGAGCTGGGGGTCGACTCGTTCGCGCTCGTCGACATCATCGTACGGCTTCAGGAAGAGCTGGGCGTCCGGATCTTTCAGGAAGATCTCGCCGAGGTGAAGACGGTCGGAGACCTCGAGGACGTATTCGAATCCCGCGCAAAGGAATCGGGTTGAAGCAGACTCGGCCTACTCTAGGAACTACTCCGCTGGGCTGAAGCCTGATGACGTTTGTGCCGCCTATAGCTATGCCTTCGGCGTGTACTTCGGCTGGCATCCATGACCGATAGGGCGGAGATGGGGTCATGTCTTTGCTTTTCGTTTTCAGGACTGAGAATCGAAAGCGGAAGAAGGGGCATGTCGTTGCCTTTCGGTTTCAGGACGGGAGGAATCTTCATGGAAAAGCCAGTACCACCGGATCACGGAGTTACATTCAACCTCGACAGCATCGCTCAGGCGCTCCGG
Encoded proteins:
- a CDS encoding ferritin-like domain-containing protein, translated to MSLSENERWILSFYRTSEINGSLFFGRLAKSLPPGPVQHDMTKHFSDEGLHAWYWTSCLEKLGTEPLRLDETYQERYLVAAGLPVNLMEILAITLIFEKRVIGQYGLHRAAPNIRPEVRETFDLIMEDEKWHIEWVSKALGALKPEYGEERVKQTLERFREADRDVYESVLREHEERLEELMQNRRRRRSGSE
- a CDS encoding diiron oxygenase, yielding MRASEKLKDTVESLSEKSRAAFYEPQESIDFPASVRVGEEWFTSPELISLYGTEPWEGLDEKQRKRLSFYEAVNFYSLNIHGERMLMEGLANRLYNPELRDVAEYLHHFLDEENKHMWIFGTFCVNYAGTIYPDRKVSFPRKYAKGEEHVLFFTRVMIFEEIVDYFNRKMAVDERLNETAREINRIHHADESRHLIFGRRVLAELVDAFRDEWPEETLIGIDEYVRGYFRVVWREYYNRDIYRDAAIVEADELPKRLLEDDEAPRELRQTISKGPVDYLLKLELIRERPSL
- a CDS encoding SDR family oxidoreductase, producing MSEMTLITGASGYLGRRLVESLRTRSEDELVLWGRSLDGFEGDRATLASGDMTDDQPFREVDPNGITRIIHAAAVTRFNVDPDTAREVNVEGARKLFDFARRCPNLESFDLLSTVYAFGLEGGRLTERPAAGDSGFANEYERSKNQAENLLIHEYDDLPWRIERIATVIADDQGGAVAQENAVHNTLKLLYYGLLSLVPGKPEVPLYFVTADFVTDVLVSVMEAGDLRQIYHVCHRKDESLTLDEFLDIVFETFEEDEKFRSRRALRPLYTDADSFDLMVEQVSGFSGGILGQAVGSVAPFARELFSVKEFSNENARRVAGDGVPHDERELVANVCRSLVRSRFGVANVAV
- a CDS encoding acyl carrier protein → MSEFRQRLAKAIGRSEEIERKRPIDELGVDSFALVDIIVRLQEELGVRIFQEDLAEVKTVGDLEDVFESRAKESG